The Sediminispirochaeta smaragdinae DSM 11293 genome has a segment encoding these proteins:
- a CDS encoding restriction endonuclease subunit S, with the protein MMKAIYKNLAKMLVSDAGSGEMLPDIPVFPFGMPPLPLSAIGDERNGDRLSHSSSNAPFAAETWQGASFVVIDGAPKDSPDVDRPIIESLKARGFTGKINRESAYLLRAIESLVEGGILIDSFSPHLLYGSSTLDRALREILSTKVALLSVTSFEAPGDGKDDREPRVIIVLRREAPFKDHTILFRRLGHNAELLMERKVPIEEMQNASVWIPDRFFIRQKQYLNEKIHTVQLGSLCRDIFRGAPGRFFSKEGKEEVRYLSLKHVGAGLLDVNDLSTMRIESVSRIKRYLLRQGDVIVSCRGEFFRPLLLTGKSTIPVTGGDNYVIIRPDLNLVDPGFLFRYLRSRAGQAFLFGMSTGKRIRVLNVRAMAEIPVPLPPMEMQQRVAVEFTNAERLLEEERNRIEEEYRNSADVLFQGMGLLPAGAENDS; encoded by the coding sequence ATGATGAAAGCGATCTACAAAAACCTTGCCAAGATGCTTGTTTCAGATGCCGGCAGTGGAGAAATGCTGCCGGATATTCCTGTTTTCCCCTTCGGTATGCCGCCCTTGCCTCTGTCGGCTATTGGAGATGAGAGGAATGGAGACCGTTTATCCCATTCCTCTTCCAATGCTCCCTTTGCTGCAGAAACGTGGCAAGGGGCCTCCTTCGTTGTTATAGACGGAGCTCCAAAGGACTCTCCGGATGTTGATAGGCCTATTATTGAATCACTAAAAGCCCGGGGATTTACCGGCAAGATCAACAGAGAGAGTGCGTATCTCCTGCGGGCCATTGAATCGCTTGTCGAAGGAGGGATCCTCATAGATTCCTTTAGTCCTCATCTTCTCTATGGTTCCAGTACCCTCGACAGGGCTCTGCGTGAGATATTGTCTACCAAGGTTGCGCTCCTCTCCGTTACCAGCTTTGAGGCGCCAGGCGATGGAAAGGACGACCGGGAACCCAGAGTGATTATTGTCCTTCGCCGTGAGGCTCCTTTTAAGGATCATACAATTTTATTCAGACGCCTTGGACATAACGCGGAGTTGCTGATGGAGCGGAAGGTTCCCATTGAGGAGATGCAAAACGCCTCGGTCTGGATTCCCGACCGTTTTTTCATCCGGCAAAAACAGTATCTCAATGAAAAAATTCATACGGTCCAACTCGGGTCGCTTTGCCGGGATATCTTTCGTGGGGCCCCAGGACGTTTTTTTTCCAAAGAAGGGAAAGAAGAGGTCCGTTATCTCAGTCTGAAACACGTAGGTGCGGGACTCCTCGATGTAAACGACCTTTCGACCATGCGAATCGAATCGGTTTCCAGAATCAAACGCTACTTGTTGCGACAGGGTGATGTCATCGTCAGCTGCCGCGGAGAGTTTTTTCGGCCACTACTGCTTACCGGGAAGAGTACGATACCCGTCACCGGCGGCGATAACTATGTCATCATTCGTCCCGATCTCAATCTTGTGGATCCCGGCTTTCTTTTCAGATACCTTCGCAGTAGGGCCGGACAAGCTTTCCTTTTCGGCATGTCAACGGGAAAGCGCATTCGTGTATTGAATGTACGAGCCATGGCGGAAATCCCGGTCCCGTTGCCGCCAATGGAGATGCAGCAACGGGTTGCCGTCGAATTCACCAATGCCGAGCGCCTTTTAGAGGAAGAACGCAACCGCATTGAAGAGGAATACCGCAACAGCGCCGATGTTCTGTTTCAAGGGATGGGGCTGCTTCCGGCCGGGGCCGAAAACGACTCCTGA
- a CDS encoding RsmB/NOP family class I SAM-dependent RNA methyltransferase: MKKKATKGKEAFFRFYRELYGERWPSLAEALKREPRPVPFSEGLGKSYYLDQASIDTAKALGALPEEEVLDMCAAPGGKSLVIAAAMRGKGSLIANDRSASRRARLKRVIAEHLIPDYASIVEITSHDASKWGLYEQNRYDRILLDAPCSSERHVLLDPVHLERWSPSRTRRLAVQAFAMAAAAADALRPGGVLLYSTCTISPFENDGVIEKLLKRRGDFMEKAELSLPYGEATRFGMIVLPDREAGKGPMYAALLRKRMV, translated from the coding sequence TTGAAAAAGAAAGCAACAAAGGGAAAAGAGGCCTTTTTCCGCTTCTATCGGGAACTATACGGAGAGCGTTGGCCCTCCCTGGCCGAAGCCCTGAAAAGAGAACCTCGTCCTGTTCCCTTTTCAGAGGGCCTCGGCAAGAGTTACTACCTCGATCAGGCCTCTATCGATACCGCTAAGGCCCTTGGTGCACTTCCGGAAGAAGAGGTGCTCGATATGTGTGCAGCCCCGGGGGGAAAGAGTCTGGTCATCGCCGCCGCGATGAGGGGAAAGGGATCGCTGATCGCCAACGACCGCTCAGCCTCACGAAGAGCGCGCCTCAAGCGGGTCATTGCCGAGCACCTGATACCGGACTACGCCTCGATTGTAGAGATAACCTCTCACGACGCTTCGAAATGGGGGCTGTACGAGCAGAACCGTTACGATCGCATCCTTTTGGATGCACCCTGCTCATCCGAACGGCATGTGCTCTTGGATCCCGTCCATCTGGAGCGATGGTCACCCTCCAGAACCAGGAGATTGGCGGTCCAGGCCTTTGCCATGGCTGCGGCAGCCGCCGATGCTTTACGACCCGGAGGGGTTTTGCTCTACAGCACATGCACCATCAGCCCCTTTGAAAACGACGGGGTCATAGAAAAGCTCCTGAAACGAAGGGGGGATTTCATGGAAAAGGCGGAACTATCTCTTCCTTACGGTGAGGCGACCCGTTTCGGAATGATTGTTCTTCCCGACCGCGAGGCGGGGAAAGGACCGATGTACGCAGCACTTCTGCGAAAGCGTATGGTCTAA
- a CDS encoding ATP-dependent helicase → MAIDLAKELNKEQFIAASTIDGPLLIIAGAGSGKTRMITFRIAHMLEEGIPQSSILALTFTNKAAREMSDRIRSLTGKRLSNLTVSTFHAFGVKVLRKSIEYLDYKSNFSIYDQVDKTALIKESARGIGMIPEDLDTWEIANLFSSVKTGREKWNRENKLYKPLFEEYLANLHAYNAVDFDDLIMLPIRLFEEFPEVLDAYRRRYRYIMVDEFQDTSLAQYHLMKLLAKKERNICVVGDDDQSIYSWRGANYQNIVNFEKDFPELLEIKLEQNYRSTGNILAAANQVIANNKNRKSKELWTGLDNGRSIEIFYPDDDLKEAEFIAQLIATLSMREGYKYHDFGVLVRTNSLAATIENAFLAENIPYKVSGGQSFFQRKEIKDIIAYLRVLSNPDDDVNFLRIINTPRRGIGRVSLEKLRELADEKEWSLYSAASAIRYAEDAPVSDKVKAALGEFVTFIEYYREQILTGKKMADTTRSLVDKVDYWGYLIMENQKNERAARWKYKNIGIFLDLFERWEKDPDNDDPNIYNYLNRITLITRDDDQEENNDMVNLMTVHASKGLEFEIVFLAGVEDTIMPHARSLEEDPDNIEEERRLFYVAITRAKQKLYLTSCKTRRVSREVIDSSPSRFLEEIPDHLIEYHQPEEEVESGEAMDYFEKIRAKLGIPDKV, encoded by the coding sequence ATGGCAATAGATCTGGCAAAAGAACTCAACAAGGAACAATTCATCGCCGCCAGCACTATAGACGGCCCTCTCCTTATTATAGCGGGTGCGGGATCCGGAAAGACCCGGATGATCACCTTCAGGATAGCCCACATGCTGGAAGAAGGGATCCCCCAATCCTCGATTCTTGCCCTTACCTTTACCAATAAGGCCGCACGGGAGATGTCGGACCGAATCCGTTCCCTCACCGGGAAACGGCTTTCGAACCTGACGGTGAGCACCTTTCACGCCTTTGGTGTAAAGGTGTTACGTAAAAGTATCGAGTACCTTGATTACAAATCAAACTTTTCGATCTACGATCAGGTCGACAAAACCGCTCTTATAAAGGAAAGTGCCAGAGGAATCGGTATGATTCCCGAAGACCTCGATACCTGGGAAATCGCAAACCTCTTCTCTTCGGTAAAAACGGGACGGGAAAAGTGGAACAGAGAGAACAAGCTTTATAAGCCGCTCTTTGAGGAGTACCTTGCAAATCTGCATGCCTACAATGCCGTCGATTTCGACGATTTGATCATGCTGCCGATACGCCTCTTCGAAGAGTTCCCCGAGGTGTTGGATGCATATCGTCGACGCTATCGCTATATCATGGTTGACGAATTCCAGGATACAAGCCTGGCTCAATACCATTTGATGAAGCTTTTGGCGAAAAAAGAACGAAATATCTGTGTCGTGGGTGATGATGATCAATCGATATACTCATGGCGGGGAGCAAACTACCAGAATATCGTCAACTTTGAGAAAGACTTTCCCGAGCTGCTGGAGATCAAACTTGAACAGAATTACCGTTCAACCGGAAACATCCTTGCAGCCGCCAACCAGGTAATCGCAAATAACAAAAATCGAAAAAGCAAGGAGCTCTGGACAGGTCTGGACAACGGAAGGTCGATTGAGATCTTCTATCCCGACGACGACCTGAAAGAGGCGGAGTTCATTGCCCAGCTGATTGCAACCCTCTCCATGAGGGAGGGATATAAATACCACGATTTTGGTGTTCTGGTACGAACAAACAGCCTCGCCGCCACCATAGAAAATGCCTTTTTGGCCGAAAATATCCCCTATAAGGTCAGCGGCGGTCAAAGCTTTTTCCAACGTAAGGAGATTAAGGACATCATTGCCTACCTCAGGGTTCTCTCCAATCCCGACGACGATGTCAATTTCCTACGCATCATCAACACCCCGAGACGGGGAATAGGCAGAGTCAGTCTCGAAAAACTTCGCGAATTGGCGGATGAAAAGGAATGGAGCCTCTATTCCGCCGCAAGTGCTATCCGTTATGCCGAGGACGCACCGGTGAGTGATAAGGTCAAGGCCGCCCTCGGGGAATTCGTCACCTTCATCGAATATTATCGCGAACAGATTCTTACCGGCAAAAAGATGGCGGATACCACACGATCCCTTGTCGATAAGGTCGACTATTGGGGATATCTCATCATGGAAAACCAAAAAAACGAGCGTGCGGCCCGGTGGAAATACAAAAACATCGGTATCTTCCTCGATCTTTTCGAACGATGGGAGAAAGATCCGGACAACGACGACCCCAATATCTACAACTACCTCAACCGTATCACCCTGATCACCAGGGATGACGATCAGGAAGAGAACAACGATATGGTCAATTTGATGACGGTCCACGCATCAAAGGGGCTCGAGTTCGAGATCGTTTTTCTTGCAGGGGTGGAAGATACGATCATGCCCCATGCCCGCTCTCTGGAAGAGGACCCTGACAACATCGAAGAAGAGCGAAGGCTCTTTTACGTCGCCATCACACGAGCCAAGCAGAAGCTCTATCTCACAAGCTGCAAAACCAGAAGGGTATCCAGAGAGGTGATAGACTCAAGTCCCAGCCGTTTTCTCGAGGAAATTCCCGATCACTTGATCGAATATCATCAGCCCGAAGAGGAGGTGGAATCGGGAGAGGCAATGGATTATTTTGAAAAGATCAGGGCCAAGCTGGGAATTCCCGATAAGGTGTAG
- a CDS encoding COG2426 family protein — protein sequence MTFHHYVVTALLSLAPISELRGAIPFALAKGAEPLIAYLYCVAFNALVAPVVYLFLSTLHKLFLRMAWYSSLFERVVERTRKKIEAKVSRFEYLGITLFVAIPLPVTGAWTGTLGAWLLGLGRKRTILHVLFGVAISGAIVITVSLLGIEAFSIFTKQV from the coding sequence ATGACCTTTCATCATTACGTGGTTACTGCACTTTTGAGCCTCGCTCCGATATCGGAACTGCGAGGTGCCATCCCCTTTGCCCTTGCAAAGGGAGCCGAACCCCTTATAGCCTATCTCTACTGTGTGGCCTTCAACGCGCTGGTGGCCCCGGTGGTGTATCTCTTTCTTTCCACCCTGCACAAACTCTTTCTCAGGATGGCGTGGTACTCCTCCCTTTTCGAGCGAGTCGTCGAACGAACAAGAAAAAAGATCGAAGCAAAGGTTTCCCGTTTTGAATATCTCGGGATAACCCTCTTCGTCGCCATTCCCCTGCCCGTTACCGGGGCATGGACCGGGACCCTCGGGGCCTGGCTTTTAGGATTGGGACGAAAAAGGACCATTCTTCATGTTCTTTTCGGTGTCGCTATTTCCGGTGCCATTGTGATCACCGTTTCTCTCCTGGGAATCGAGGCCTTCTCAATCTTCACAAAACAGGTATAA
- a CDS encoding IMP cyclohydrolase has protein sequence MRAREGSSMNRALISVWNKEGVEQFARSLWEAGVQIISSGGTAMFLSKASIPVIPVEDVTGFPEMLDGRVKTLHPKIHGAILARRANPSDMETVKVHGIVPIDVVAVNLYPFVRMLEDGVVGDDLLEYIDIGGPTLLRAAAKNYKDVLVVCDPADYDEVAQHVAAGGNVDMKLRQRLATKVFDVISDYDRSIASWLASAQPS, from the coding sequence ATGAGAGCACGGGAGGGAAGCAGCATGAACCGGGCCCTGATCAGTGTCTGGAATAAGGAGGGGGTTGAGCAGTTTGCCCGATCCCTGTGGGAGGCAGGAGTCCAGATTATCTCTTCCGGCGGTACGGCGATGTTTTTGTCAAAGGCCTCTATTCCCGTCATCCCGGTGGAGGATGTTACCGGTTTTCCCGAGATGCTCGACGGACGGGTAAAAACCCTTCATCCAAAGATCCACGGGGCAATTCTCGCACGAAGGGCCAATCCCTCGGATATGGAAACCGTGAAGGTCCATGGTATTGTTCCTATCGATGTGGTTGCCGTTAATCTTTACCCCTTTGTTCGTATGCTTGAGGACGGGGTGGTCGGAGACGATTTGCTTGAGTATATCGATATCGGCGGGCCGACGCTTTTGCGCGCTGCGGCAAAAAACTATAAAGATGTGCTTGTGGTTTGTGATCCTGCCGACTACGATGAGGTTGCACAACATGTTGCTGCGGGAGGGAATGTTGATATGAAGCTTCGGCAGAGATTGGCTACCAAAGTTTTTGATGTGATAAGCGATTACGATCGTTCGATCGCAAGTTGGCTTGCTTCTGCACAGCCTTCTTAA
- a CDS encoding HAD family hydrolase, whose protein sequence is MNIRAIFFDLDGTLLDTMPDIVSALDGALARNGFPRHPTEAYPGFVGSGLREAGRRAMPAEKRGDGRLVERLYHDILDIYREHPVEKTRMYPGIERLLRQLSQSKLKLAIITNKDLEIASSVIDQRLPSELFDAVVGVDRNTPPKPDPSGSLSASKRLSVVPEQVLLVGDSDVDMATARAAGFDALAVSWGYRSLGQLQAAGAPRIVFSPEEILKIVEVVS, encoded by the coding sequence ATGAATATACGAGCAATTTTCTTTGATTTGGACGGAACGCTGCTGGATACCATGCCCGATATTGTAAGCGCCCTTGATGGGGCCCTGGCACGAAACGGGTTTCCCCGACATCCTACGGAGGCTTATCCGGGCTTTGTCGGAAGCGGGCTGAGGGAGGCGGGCCGCAGGGCCATGCCTGCGGAAAAACGTGGTGACGGGCGGTTGGTCGAGAGGCTCTACCATGATATTCTGGATATCTATCGTGAACATCCTGTGGAAAAGACCCGAATGTATCCCGGTATCGAACGGCTTTTGCGGCAGCTTTCTCAAAGCAAGCTGAAATTGGCTATCATCACCAACAAGGATCTGGAAATCGCCTCTTCGGTCATCGATCAGCGGCTTCCCTCCGAACTCTTCGATGCCGTTGTCGGTGTGGATCGAAATACGCCGCCGAAGCCCGATCCTTCTGGATCCTTATCTGCTAGTAAGCGCTTATCGGTAGTTCCCGAGCAGGTCCTCCTGGTCGGGGACAGCGATGTTGATATGGCAACCGCCCGTGCCGCCGGTTTCGACGCATTGGCGGTCTCCTGGGGCTATCGGTCGCTTGGGCAGCTACAGGCTGCCGGCGCTCCCCGTATTGTCTTCAGTCCCGAAGAAATTCTGAAGATTGTGGAGGTGGTATCATGA
- a CDS encoding lyase family protein, producing MEQRSIFASLSPLDHRYYLANRELFEKLGGFLSEEANVAFCLEAEIALLTVHARRLYGQDAKTLVDAEALRQKVTAELVYEEEERTHHNIRALVNVMKRFVPEKINPYVHLGATSVDILDTAMSLRVGGAVREVVLPLLWELEERLAVLAEKEAKTPQVGRTHGQHAVPVTFGFAMAEYAARLGKSLLEMEKRCGDLRGKLAGAVGAYNATSLLVDDPQGLEREYLQELGLEPAEYATQMVEPEYMLRLLLEINTAFGIIANLADDLRHLQRSEIDEVREFFSSTQVGSSTMPQKRNPWNSEHVKSLWKAFAPRVVTFFMDQISEHQRDLSNSASSRFVADYIAGFSAAVERMNRIVESLYVDRQQMRKNLDMGGDMVLAEAAYVLLALEGDSDAHEAIRKATLLCEKEKISLKEALARNEKLWDLLDQGLRDSLGLDADTFFSDSARYRGKAAEKAITIGRKYKELAEERRRK from the coding sequence ATGGAACAACGATCGATCTTTGCATCCCTTTCGCCCCTGGACCACCGTTATTATTTGGCGAACAGGGAGCTTTTTGAGAAGCTGGGCGGTTTCCTCAGTGAGGAGGCCAATGTCGCCTTCTGTTTGGAGGCGGAGATTGCCCTGCTGACGGTTCATGCCAGACGTCTATATGGTCAGGATGCAAAGACATTGGTTGATGCCGAGGCCCTCCGGCAAAAGGTTACTGCCGAATTGGTATACGAGGAGGAAGAGCGGACGCATCATAATATTCGGGCACTGGTCAACGTCATGAAGCGCTTTGTTCCCGAAAAGATTAATCCCTATGTCCACTTGGGAGCGACCTCTGTCGATATTTTGGATACCGCCATGAGCCTTCGGGTCGGCGGGGCCGTTCGGGAGGTGGTTCTTCCCCTCCTGTGGGAACTTGAAGAGCGTCTCGCCGTTCTTGCAGAGAAAGAGGCGAAAACTCCTCAGGTAGGAAGAACCCATGGACAGCATGCGGTGCCCGTTACCTTCGGTTTTGCCATGGCGGAATACGCGGCCCGTTTGGGCAAATCCCTGCTTGAAATGGAGAAACGCTGTGGTGATCTTCGCGGTAAGCTTGCCGGTGCCGTGGGTGCCTACAACGCAACATCTCTTCTTGTGGACGATCCCCAGGGCCTGGAGCGGGAATATCTTCAGGAGCTGGGTTTGGAGCCTGCTGAGTACGCGACACAGATGGTTGAACCGGAATATATGCTGCGGCTGCTCCTTGAGATCAATACCGCTTTCGGCATTATTGCAAACCTTGCCGACGATCTGCGCCACCTTCAGCGAAGCGAAATCGACGAGGTACGGGAATTCTTTTCTTCGACCCAGGTTGGCTCTTCCACCATGCCGCAAAAGCGGAATCCATGGAACAGCGAACATGTCAAGAGCCTCTGGAAGGCCTTTGCTCCCCGGGTGGTCACGTTTTTTATGGATCAGATATCCGAACATCAGCGTGATCTTTCGAACTCTGCCTCCAGCCGTTTTGTCGCCGACTATATTGCCGGATTTTCCGCCGCTGTTGAACGGATGAACCGGATTGTAGAGAGTCTCTATGTGGATCGCCAACAGATGCGAAAAAATCTGGACATGGGAGGGGATATGGTTCTCGCCGAGGCTGCCTATGTTCTGCTTGCCTTGGAGGGGGACAGCGATGCCCATGAGGCGATCCGTAAGGCAACACTGCTCTGCGAAAAAGAGAAAATATCCCTGAAAGAGGCGCTTGCCCGCAATGAAAAGCTTTGGGATCTGCTCGACCAGGGCTTGCGTGACAGCTTGGGCCTTGATGCAGATACCTTTTTCTCCGATTCGGCCAGATATCGGGGGAAGGCTGCTGAGAAGGCAATCACGATCGGGCGAAAGTACAAAGAGCTCGCCGAAGAAAGGAGAAGAAAATGA
- a CDS encoding phospho-sugar mutase, with translation MSGEAQAAAEYRNLAREYLSREEHPVFRKELEELLASGDEKDLADRFYTRLAFGTGGMRGVIGAGYNRMNPFTVSQATQGLANYIRKAVGLEAKPVVVIAYDSRRYSRLFAEEAAKVLCGNGIIVRLFPSLRPTPELSYAVRYFEATSGIVVTASHNPPEYNGYKVYWSDGGQIIAPHDSGIIEEVRNVTGSISRIPLESAMARGLFFEIGDAVDEAYLSMVAGCSLRPKLMEEKGKDLKVVYTPLHGSGLVPVEKSLSSMGIDVITVPEQREPDGNFPTVEYPNPEEASALKLAIELAQKEHADLVMATDPDSDRLGLAVPEDAECSSYRLLTGNQTGCLLADYIFSTRSELGRLPSDGAFVKTIVTTDLQRRIAESYGITTYDVLTGFKYIAAKIAAFEEGGRERFLFGGEESYGYLVTDKVRDKDAVSAAFMVAEMTLYHRSRGTSLLKRLEEIWERYGYFQELLVSRRFSGAEGVRKMADLMDSLRSRPMQQIAGLQVVEVADFLKGTRCDVEGHGLGKLELPSSNVLQFFLEGGSKVTVRPSGTEPKIKFYASVACEPELGLDEAKKLAGKRLAAVEETIDTLIGS, from the coding sequence ATGAGTGGTGAAGCACAGGCAGCTGCCGAGTATCGGAATCTTGCCCGGGAATACCTTTCACGGGAAGAGCATCCTGTTTTCAGAAAAGAATTGGAGGAGCTCCTTGCATCGGGGGATGAAAAGGATCTTGCTGATCGTTTCTATACCCGTCTTGCCTTCGGCACCGGAGGCATGAGGGGCGTGATCGGGGCAGGATACAACCGGATGAACCCCTTCACGGTTAGCCAGGCGACCCAGGGGCTTGCCAACTATATACGAAAGGCAGTGGGGCTTGAGGCAAAACCCGTGGTGGTCATCGCCTACGACTCCAGACGCTATTCCCGGCTTTTTGCCGAAGAGGCTGCAAAAGTGCTCTGCGGCAACGGCATTATTGTGAGGCTTTTCCCTTCTTTGCGGCCGACCCCCGAACTCAGCTATGCCGTTCGCTACTTTGAAGCAACCTCGGGAATCGTCGTTACGGCGAGCCACAATCCCCCGGAGTATAATGGTTACAAGGTGTACTGGAGCGATGGAGGACAGATTATTGCTCCCCACGATAGTGGCATCATCGAAGAGGTTCGAAACGTGACAGGTTCGATATCCCGTATTCCCCTTGAATCTGCCATGGCCAGGGGGCTTTTCTTCGAAATCGGGGATGCTGTGGACGAGGCGTATCTCTCCATGGTTGCGGGGTGCTCGCTCCGTCCGAAACTTATGGAGGAGAAGGGTAAGGATCTGAAGGTGGTGTATACCCCGCTTCACGGTAGCGGGCTCGTCCCTGTGGAAAAGAGTCTTTCGTCCATGGGGATAGACGTGATCACCGTGCCCGAGCAGCGGGAGCCAGATGGCAATTTCCCCACCGTCGAATATCCCAATCCCGAGGAGGCTTCGGCTCTGAAACTTGCCATCGAGCTTGCCCAAAAGGAACATGCCGATCTTGTTATGGCCACCGATCCCGATTCTGACAGGCTTGGGCTTGCGGTTCCCGAAGATGCCGAGTGTTCTTCATACCGCTTGCTCACGGGAAATCAGACCGGCTGTCTGCTTGCGGACTATATCTTTTCGACACGAAGCGAACTGGGACGGCTTCCTTCTGACGGGGCATTTGTCAAGACCATCGTCACCACGGATCTTCAGCGCCGTATAGCAGAGAGTTACGGTATTACCACCTATGACGTTCTTACCGGTTTCAAGTATATCGCCGCAAAGATTGCCGCATTCGAAGAGGGGGGCAGGGAGCGATTCCTCTTCGGTGGTGAGGAAAGCTACGGCTATCTGGTAACCGATAAGGTTCGGGACAAGGATGCGGTTTCCGCTGCATTTATGGTTGCGGAAATGACCCTTTATCATCGAAGTCGGGGGACCTCACTGCTCAAGCGACTTGAAGAGATCTGGGAGCGCTACGGATATTTCCAGGAGCTTTTGGTCAGCCGTAGGTTTTCCGGTGCCGAAGGGGTCCGGAAGATGGCGGATCTGATGGACTCTCTTCGATCTCGTCCCATGCAGCAGATCGCCGGTTTACAAGTGGTAGAAGTGGCCGATTTCCTGAAAGGAACGAGGTGTGACGTAGAGGGCCACGGTTTAGGGAAGCTGGAGCTGCCCTCGTCGAATGTTCTCCAGTTCTTTTTGGAAGGGGGAAGCAAGGTGACCGTCAGGCCCAGTGGTACCGAACCGAAAATCAAATTCTACGCTTCCGTGGCATGTGAACCGGAACTCGGCCTTGATGAGGCGAAAAAGCTCGCCGGCAAGAGGCTGGCAGCGGTAGAAGAGACCATCGATACCCTTATCGGCTCCTGA
- a CDS encoding ZIP family metal transporter — MSYFTSLSPIAQAAIATCFTWLMTALGASMVFFFKNINKKVLNAMLGFAAGVMIAASFWSLLAPALEMAENAGNKTPWIPAAVGFLCGGAFLFLVDKILPHLHQGEPIEHAEGISTSWQRSILLVLAITLHNIPEGLAVGVAFGAIAANLPSASEAGAIALALGIGLQNFPEGAAVSIPLRRERLSRAKSFWYGQLSGIVEPIAGVIGALLVIIMRPILPYALAFAAGAMIYVVVEELVPEGQSEAAHSDIATLGTMLGFTVMMVLDVALG, encoded by the coding sequence ATGAGCTACTTTACTTCCCTATCACCGATAGCCCAGGCCGCCATTGCCACCTGCTTTACCTGGTTGATGACCGCACTGGGTGCTTCTATGGTCTTTTTCTTTAAGAACATTAATAAAAAGGTGCTGAATGCGATGCTCGGCTTTGCCGCCGGAGTGATGATCGCCGCAAGTTTCTGGTCGCTTCTCGCACCGGCTTTGGAAATGGCAGAGAACGCCGGTAATAAAACGCCCTGGATTCCGGCGGCCGTCGGCTTTCTCTGCGGAGGGGCATTTCTCTTTCTTGTGGATAAGATCCTCCCTCACCTTCACCAGGGTGAGCCGATCGAACATGCAGAGGGGATATCGACGAGCTGGCAACGCAGTATCCTGCTGGTTCTTGCCATAACCCTTCACAATATTCCTGAAGGCCTTGCCGTCGGAGTGGCATTCGGGGCCATCGCTGCAAACCTGCCGAGTGCAAGTGAAGCAGGGGCCATAGCCCTTGCCCTCGGTATCGGTCTGCAGAATTTTCCCGAGGGAGCGGCCGTTTCCATTCCCCTGAGAAGAGAGAGGCTTAGCAGGGCGAAAAGTTTCTGGTATGGCCAGCTATCGGGCATTGTTGAGCCTATCGCAGGGGTTATCGGAGCGCTTTTGGTCATTATCATGCGTCCGATACTGCCCTACGCCCTTGCCTTTGCGGCGGGAGCCATGATCTACGTGGTAGTCGAAGAATTGGTTCCCGAGGGACAAAGCGAAGCCGCCCATTCGGATATTGCAACCCTCGGAACCATGCTCGGATTTACCGTGATGATGGTACTCGACGTCGCATTGGGGTAG
- a CDS encoding VWA domain-containing protein — MIGSRAPGPGEALSDPDLAASFIAALNRGAGNDRLRIEPQDIRLHVRREEPGTFVLFLLDTSDSMGALERMAVTKGAVLALLQRSYQERHVVALTTFGGGGAKTTLAPTKSVLLAKKALNALRPDGGTPLAAGIEACGELFSSAGRRYPGMRKILVIISDGEANIARERGVPPLRDALEAANRLRRSDIHAVLIDTKLPKVGKENEMKSLHRVIGGRYINASAPGLEAILEAVDAS, encoded by the coding sequence GTGATCGGCAGCAGGGCTCCAGGTCCCGGAGAGGCGTTAAGCGATCCCGATCTTGCCGCGAGTTTTATCGCAGCTCTCAATCGGGGCGCGGGTAATGACCGCTTGAGAATCGAACCACAGGATATCAGGCTTCATGTCCGTCGTGAGGAACCGGGAACCTTCGTCCTTTTCCTCCTTGATACCAGTGATTCGATGGGGGCACTCGAGCGGATGGCTGTGACCAAGGGAGCTGTCCTTGCCCTGCTGCAGCGATCCTACCAGGAGCGGCATGTTGTTGCCCTTACAACCTTCGGCGGAGGCGGGGCCAAAACCACCCTTGCTCCGACGAAGAGTGTTCTCTTGGCAAAAAAAGCCCTTAACGCGCTCAGGCCTGACGGCGGTACTCCCCTTGCCGCCGGTATCGAGGCTTGTGGCGAGCTCTTTTCTTCAGCAGGCAGACGCTACCCCGGTATGCGTAAAATCTTAGTGATTATTTCCGATGGCGAAGCAAACATTGCCCGGGAAAGAGGGGTACCACCCTTGCGGGATGCCCTGGAGGCGGCAAACAGGCTGCGTCGAAGTGATATCCATGCGGTACTAATCGATACGAAATTACCGAAGGTCGGCAAGGAGAATGAGATGAAAAGCCTTCACCGGGTTATTGGCGGCCGTTATATCAACGCCTCGGCTCCGGGGCTGGAAGCGATTCTCGAGGCGGTGGATGCTTCCTGA